One region of Bosea sp. 29B genomic DNA includes:
- a CDS encoding invasion associated locus B family protein, with amino-acid sequence MIRLAPLAALSLLAATATAFAAPAQPLGQFKQWNAAAYDGDKGKRCYIVSSPNAETPATLRHGDVFFFVQTAPNAQARTESSFQTGYDFAKDSTVTVTIGDDSFRMLTSGNNAWLQRLEREGELLAAMKAGDEMVLAARSARGNETSYTFSLEGVTAASRLLERCS; translated from the coding sequence ATGATCAGACTGGCCCCTCTCGCGGCGCTCAGCCTTCTCGCGGCAACAGCTACGGCTTTCGCCGCCCCGGCCCAGCCACTCGGCCAGTTCAAGCAGTGGAACGCGGCCGCCTATGACGGCGATAAAGGCAAGCGTTGCTATATCGTCTCATCGCCGAATGCCGAGACACCTGCGACCTTGCGTCATGGTGACGTGTTCTTCTTCGTTCAGACCGCGCCGAACGCGCAGGCCCGCACCGAGTCGAGCTTCCAGACCGGCTATGATTTCGCCAAGGATTCGACGGTCACCGTGACGATCGGCGACGACAGCTTCCGCATGCTGACCTCGGGCAACAATGCCTGGCTGCAGCGGCTGGAGCGCGAAGGCGAATTGCTCGCGGCGATGAAGGCCGGCGACGAGATGGTGCTGGCGGCGCGCTCGGCCCGCGGCAACGAGACGAGCTACACCTTCTCGCTCGAAGGCGTGACCGCGGCCTCGCGGCTGCTGGAGCGGTGCAGCTGA